A genome region from Gigantopelta aegis isolate Gae_Host chromosome 3, Gae_host_genome, whole genome shotgun sequence includes the following:
- the LOC121368952 gene encoding extensin-like produces MLAVTRKVFSGPAHSLEPRLLLVSLPLLGSTPTPCVPPTPWIHAYSLCPAHSFDPRLLLVSRPLPRSPVTPWVPGYSLSPHPLLWLPTQSSGYPPTPWVPTYSLRPHLLLVSRQLLGSTPTPPPWNRGLAMPEHGSMAGVPEPFWIGARENSSDSDSTPTPRVPGYSLGPHPLLWLPTHSLGPCPLLWLPTHSMGPCPLLWLPTHSLGPRLLLGSPPTPWVPTHSLWHAYSLGPRVLSSLML; encoded by the exons ATGTTGGCTGTAACTC GGAAAGTGTTCTCGGGTCCCGCCCACTCCTTGGAGCCACGCCTACTCCTTGTGTCCCTCCCACTCCTTGGATCCACACCTACTCCTTGTGTCCCGCCCACTCCTTGGATCCACGCCTACTCCTTGTGTCCCGCCCACTCCTTTGATCCACGCCTACTCCTTGTGTCCCGCCCACTCCCCAGGTCCCCGGTCACTCCTTGGGTCCCCGGCTACTCCCTGAGTCCCCACCCACTCCTCTGGTTACCCACTCAATCCTCTGGTTACCCACCCACTCCTTGGGTCCCCACCTACTCCTTGCGTCCCCACCTACTCCTTGTGTCCCGCCAACTCCTTGGATCTACGCCTACTCCCCCACCATGGAACCGTGGACTGGCGATGCCAGAACATGGATCCAtggcgggcgtgcctgaaccgttctggataggggcacgagaaaatagttccGATTCCGATTCCACGCCTACTCCTCGGGTCCCCGGCTACTCCCTGGGTCCCCACCCACTCCTCTGGTTACCCACCCACTCCTTGGGTCCCTGCCCACTCCTCTGGTTACCCACCCACTCCATGGGTCCCTGCCCACTCCTCTGGTTACCCACCCACTCCTTGGGTCCCCGCCTACTCCTTGGGTCCCCACCTACTCCTTGGGTCCCCACCCACTCTTTATGGCATGCCTACTCCTTGGGTCCCCGCGTTCTTTCCAGTTTAATGCTCTGA
- the LOC121369388 gene encoding uncharacterized protein LOC121369388 → MDYTKIKFGVELIDAALHQLSFLREVDHYPALFDGPVVTQAIFRYENLWLPLAAKHPKERLAAPLDIEWIWHCHMLSPLLYQKDCHVLVGCIIDHKLMSHSERSQGLEKARKYWQEMYPNDPWQIDLHGENVNPKYTSTPRKIYYDVAAAVSRQKVFFYQVSLPHYEDHHFLQSGVLRYKKYLYMKKQNPGHFLVPCYDIDLVWHSHQLHPLIYKKDTEDLLGKTFNHDDSVNDRSPGSKLATADLETRDVWKNTFNESFSMYGAMYRGDPPAGKLYKMGAEDVFAVSTKQATVILEKVKIENVPQTMKHFRLNVLTSANNRDVQSVASFKSPKQEWQGKSLAHFVFDTKLANCLTFRLQEKTGFACFGSKVNIGENQYQLMPMVETQSSGSLDLTGNLSLTGANQTNGLKVTFNGSLSQSRVGACLLFLQPGMYENCVMPETVEQLWGPVPLPPLQPGLQNNCEVASHKFVNHTGQVMFTCRIIHSLPLLLSAIHVFYHDKMAAVAHLIGSDQLPLPPLVKKADKCVTLNPRAGERAVLIKNNAGDWGIVVGRWTGFKRGIPGIKGTRQKKGKRGVPGSPGYLSIKLFKLSTRSWQDLGMVGYLSNSFNFSLEAVNVDLKKGTIQLNPGCTEMAENLALTFSVALLHVLCQPRPKDWKPGDPVQKVSVTRGSRAVAACPSNDMAFIMAAGFIVMTPSNFYIHNTYGMNACAGCGGGGMGDVDGIDTGVDADPGGDGADLGGGGEGDAGDAGGDGGGDGGGGACGGCGGCGGCGGGCGGGGGGCGGGGGGCGGGGCGGGCGGGCGGGCGG, encoded by the exons ATGGATTATACAAAGATTAAATTTGGAGTAGAGCTCATTGATGCTGCACTCCATCAACTTTCCTTTCTACGTGAAGTTGATCATTATCCCGCTCTATTTGATGGTCCTGTCGTCACTCAGGCGATATTCAGATATGAAAATCTGTGGCTTCCACTGGCTGCGAAACACCCCAAGGAACGCCTGGCAGCTCCTCTGGATATTGAGTGGATCTGGCATTGTCACATGCTGTCCCCGTTACTGTATCAGAAGGACTGCCATGTACTGGTGGGATGCATTATAGACCACAAGTTGATGAGCCACAGTGAGCGAAGTCAGGGTCTGGAGAAGGCTCGCAAATACTGGCAAGAGATGTATCCAAACGACCCATGGCAGATTGATTTACATGGAGAAAATGTCAACCCAAAGTATACGTCTACTCCACGGAAAATATACTACGATGTAGCAGCAGCTGTATCGAGACAGAAAGTTTTCTTCTACCAGGTGTCGTTGCCTCATTATGAAGACCACCATTTTCTGCAGTCAGGGGTGCTTCGTTACAAGAAATACCTTTACATGAAAAAGCAGAACCCAGGCCACTTCCTGGTTCCCTGCTATGACATTGACTTGGTTTGGCATTCACACCAGCTGCACCCTCTCATCTACAAGAAAGATACGGAAGATCTGCTTGGAAAGACATTCAACCATGATGATAGCGTCAACGACCGCAGTCCTGGATCCAAGCTAGCAACCGCTGATCTAGAAACAAGGGACGTCTGGAAGAATACGTTCAATGAAAGTTTCTCCATGTACGGGGCAATGTATCGAGGTGATCCTCCAGCAGGCAAACTGTACAAGATGGGTGCTGAAGATGTCTTTGCAGTGTCAACTAAACAGGCTACAGTCATCCTGGAGAAAGTCAAGATTGAGAATGTGCCTCAGACAATGAAACATTTCCGCTTGAATGTCTTGACGTCTGCAAATAACCGAGACGTGCAGAGTGTTGCTTCTTTCAAAAGTCCAAAACAGGAATGGCAAGGAAAATCCTTAGCCCATTTTGTCTTTGACACAAAGCTGGCTAACTGTCTAACATTTCGCCTGCAAGAGAAAACCGGTTTTGCATGTTTTGGAAGCAAGGTGAACATCGGAGAGAACCAGTACCAGTTGATGCCGATGGTGGAGACCCAGTCTAGCGGGAGCTTGGACCTGACGGGCAACCTCAGTCTGACCGGTGCTAACCAGACCAATGGGCTGAAGGTGACCTTCAACGGCTCACTCAGCCAGTCGCGGGTCGGTGCCTGCTTGCTGTTCCTGCAGCCAGGCATGTACGAAAACTGCGTGATGCCAGAGACCGTGGAGCAGCTGTGGGGTCCTGTGCCTCTACCACCACTGCAGCCTGGGCTTCAGAACAACTGTGAAGTCGCATCACACAA ATTTGTCAACCACACGGGGCAGGTGATGTTCACATGCCGCATCATCCACAGTCTGCCGTTGTTACTGTCGGCGATCCATGTGTTCTACCATGACAAGATGGCCGCCGTCGCCCACCTCATTGGATCAGATCAgcttcctcttcctccactg GTTAAAAAGGCAGACAAGTGCGTGACCTTGAATCCTCGGGCAGGTGAAAGAGCTGTCCTAATTAAAAACAATGCAGGTGACTGGGGGATTGTTGTAGGAAGGTGGACTGGTTTCAAACGTGGAATTCCTGGCATTAAAG GAACTCGTCAGAAGAAAGGTAAACGCGGTGTTCCCGGCAGCCCAGGCTATCTGTCCATCAAGCTGTTCAAGCTGTCGACCCGCAGCTGGCAGGACCTGGGTATGGTGGGCTACCTGTCGAACTCGTTCAACTTCTCGCTGGAGGCGGTCAACGTGGACCTGAAGAAGGGCACGATCCAGCTGAACCCCGGCTGTACCGAGATGGCCGAGAACCTCGCACTCACCTTCTCCGTCGCCCTCCTCCACGTGCTCTGCCAGCCCAGACCCAAAGACTGGAAACCGGGCGACCCTGTTCAGAAGGTGTCGGTGACGCGCGGGAGTCGGGCCGTGGCTGCGTGTCCCTCCAACGACATGGCTTTCATCATGGCCGCTGGCTTCATCGTCATGACACCCTCCAACTTCTACATCCACAACACCTACGGCATGAACGCATGCGCCGGCTGTGGTGGCGGTGGGATGGGCGATGTTGACGGCATCGACACTGGGGTGGACGCAGACCCCGGGGGTGACGGAGCAGATCTCGGGGGTGGTGGGGAAGGAGATGCGGGTGACGCAGGGGGTGATGGTGGTGGGGATGGCGGTGGGGGTGCTTGTGGTGGGTGTGGCGGGTGTGGAGGATGTGGTGGTGGGTGTGGAGGAGGAGGGGGTGGCTGTGGGGGAGGAGGTGGaggatgtggaggtggaggATGTGGTGGCGGTTGTGGAGGAGGGTGTGGGGGAGGGTGTGGTGGGTAG